The following proteins come from a genomic window of Triticum aestivum cultivar Chinese Spring unplaced genomic scaffold, IWGSC CS RefSeq v2.1 scaffold190282, whole genome shotgun sequence:
- the LOC123172699 gene encoding putrescine hydroxycinnamoyltransferase 1 isoform X1, which produces MAGEEEVQVVESSFVTPAADTPSRALPLSPFDLMLANRGYTPLVHFYRRPETACDDFFDVTRLKTALGKALVPFYPLAGRLRAGADSRLQIDCNGKGMLFLVAQCRLTMDDFNDFKPSSKQRRLFVPHVDNSDGLLWAAQVTFLKCGGVVLGSATHHAAMDGSVVFHFFRTWSAFSRDGDRAMVNLPCHDRTRLCARDPPVVHPEALAVFSPNINLPPQPGHVVNEVVVFTLSKDQLSTLKRISGGDAVSTFSAVSAHLWQCMCLARMLPPDATTQLMFSANIRRIMRPPLPDGYFGNAIINLSVTDKVRDISSCELTYIVRRIRDTHSRVNNELVHSAIDYLELTKRDDERPAAGNLPVTDIRVVSWLGMPSYDADFSWGRPLAMFRAEPNRGGFVHLIDSAEGDGSVRIIMSIEVAILSEFKRLLYAKFNNMLYSKF; this is translated from the exons atggccggcgaggaggaggtgcAGGTGGTCGAGTCCTCGTTCGTCACGCCGGCGGCGGACACGCCGAGCAGAGCGCTCCCGCTGTCGCCGTTCGACCTCATGCTAGCCAACAGAGGCTACACCCCACTCGTCCACTTCTACCGCCGACCAGAAACCGCCTGCGACGACTTCTTCGACGTGACAAGGTTGAAGACGGCGTTGGGCAAGGCACTTGTGCCCTTCTACCCCCTGGCCGGCCGCTTAAGGGCAGGCGCCGACAGCCGGTTACAGATCGACTGCAACGGCAAGGGCATGCTCTTCCTTGTGGCTCAGTGTCGTCTCACCATGGATGACTTCAACGACTTCAAACCATCCTCAAAGCAAAGAAGGTTGTTTGTTCCCCACGTCGACAACTCAGACGGCCTCTTGTGGGCTGCACAG GTGACATTTTTGAAGTGTGGTGGGGTGGTCTTAGGGTCGGCAACGCACCATGCTGCCATGGACGGCTCTGTTGTATTCCACTTCTTCCGGACGTGGTCAGCTTTCTCCAGGGACGGCGACCGGGCTATGGTGAACCTCCCCTGCCATGACCGCACACGCTTGTGTGCGCGTGATCCACCCGTTGTTCATCCCGAAGCACTTGCTGTTTTTAGCCCCAATATCAACCTACCTCCACAGCCGGGGCATGTCGTCAACGAGGTTGTTGTCTTCACCCTTTCCAAGGACCAACTTTCAACTCTCAAGCGCATTTCTGGTGGGGATGCCGTGAGCACCTTCAGTGCAGTCAGTGCCCACCTGTGGCAATGCATGTGCTTAGCCCGGATGCTACCGCCGGACGCTACGACCCAGCTTATGTTCTCAGCCAACATCCGTCGCATCATGAGGCCACCACTCCCAGACGGCTACTTCGGCAATGCTATAATAAACCTAAGTGTCACCGACAAAGTGCGTGACATCAGTTCGTGTGAGCTGACATACATCGTGCGGCGAATCAGAGACACCCACAGCCGGGTGAACAATGAGCTAGTGCATTCGGCGATCGACTACCTCGAGCTAACAAAGAGAGACGACGAGCGCCCGGCTGCAGGCAATTTGCCGGTGACCGACATAAGAGTTGTCAGCTGGCTTGGCATGCCGTCGTATGATGCGGATTTCAGCTGGGGGAGGCCATTGGCTATGTTCCGTGCTGAACCAAACCGTGGAGGTTTTGTGCACCTGATTGACAGTGCAGAGGGTGATGGCAGTGTGCGCATCATCATGTCTATAGAGGTTGCAATTCTCAGTGAGTTCAAGCGTTTGTTGTATGCCAAATTCAACAACATGTTGTATTCCAAGTTTTAA